The following proteins are encoded in a genomic region of Bacteroidales bacterium:
- a CDS encoding NAD-binding protein, translating into MSNKYTFKQKARYFFDNTLSRGTASIIIWLAIISLLVMIIFGVIYTLTGLNIEGEESMGFFEAFWQSMLRSIDPGTMAGDTGWVFRMIGLLITIGGIFILSTLIGVLTTSLDEKLEKLRKGRSLVIESDHTLILGWSPKVMQIISELIIANENQKKPRIVILADEDKVIMEDEIRENIPNTKNTKVICRTGDPLDLVDLAIVNPNGAKSVIVLSPDKKNADTYVIKTVLALTLNPKRKEGKYHIVAEIKDDVNMEVAQIVGKDEAMFVLSPDLTARITAQTCKQSGLSIIYMQLLCYEGDEMYFEQENALTGKTFKDAIFSYNDSTVLGFMNNEGEVKINPPHDTVLSEDDQILAITEDDDTIIMSGINDYRIKNEVIIKSVPKTSVKKEKNVILGWNERGKIIIRELDEYVAPGSEIHIISDIKKTEKFKNSLDKIIKNQTVKFITGDITSGSVLENIGILDYENIIILNYYDIDVQEADAKTLISLLHIRNMADKEGVKVNIVSEMFDQKNQELAEVTKADDFIISEDLISRYLTQLSETPDLKKVFDDLFNAEGSEIYLKGAEDYVKLDELINFYTLLESATYKNETAIGYRIVKKSHSAEDNYGICINPDKTKEFSLSEGDKVIVLAED; encoded by the coding sequence ATGTCAAATAAATACACATTTAAACAAAAAGCAAGGTATTTTTTCGATAATACTTTGTCAAGAGGAACAGCTTCAATCATTATTTGGTTAGCAATTATTTCTTTATTAGTTATGATCATCTTCGGTGTCATTTATACGCTTACAGGTTTAAATATAGAAGGCGAAGAAAGTATGGGATTTTTTGAAGCTTTCTGGCAAAGCATGTTAAGATCAATCGACCCGGGAACAATGGCCGGGGATACCGGTTGGGTATTTAGGATGATAGGGCTTTTGATAACTATTGGAGGAATTTTTATTCTTAGTACTTTGATTGGTGTTCTGACCACAAGTTTAGATGAAAAACTTGAAAAGTTACGCAAAGGAAGATCATTGGTAATCGAATCTGACCATACACTTATTTTGGGTTGGTCTCCGAAAGTTATGCAGATAATTTCTGAATTGATCATTGCCAACGAAAATCAGAAGAAACCGAGAATTGTTATTTTGGCTGATGAAGATAAAGTTATAATGGAAGATGAAATTCGTGAAAACATCCCGAATACTAAAAACACTAAAGTTATTTGCCGAACAGGAGACCCGCTTGACCTCGTTGATCTTGCAATTGTAAACCCCAACGGAGCAAAGTCTGTAATTGTACTTTCACCCGATAAAAAAAATGCCGATACCTATGTAATAAAAACAGTTTTGGCTCTCACTCTTAATCCTAAAAGGAAAGAAGGTAAATACCATATAGTTGCCGAAATTAAAGATGATGTAAATATGGAAGTTGCTCAAATAGTCGGAAAAGATGAGGCTATGTTTGTTCTTTCTCCGGATTTAACAGCAAGAATAACTGCACAAACTTGCAAGCAATCGGGTTTAAGCATTATTTATATGCAGTTGCTTTGTTATGAGGGAGATGAGATGTATTTTGAACAAGAAAATGCATTAACAGGTAAAACTTTTAAAGATGCAATTTTCTCATACAACGATTCAACTGTTCTCGGATTTATGAACAATGAAGGAGAAGTGAAAATAAATCCGCCTCATGATACTGTTCTTTCCGAAGATGATCAAATATTGGCAATTACCGAAGATGATGATACAATTATTATGTCCGGTATTAATGATTACAGAATAAAAAATGAAGTAATAATTAAATCAGTTCCTAAAACATCTGTCAAAAAAGAAAAAAATGTCATTTTAGGATGGAATGAAAGAGGAAAGATAATTATCAGAGAATTAGATGAATATGTAGCTCCCGGTTCAGAAATCCATATAATATCTGATATAAAAAAGACAGAAAAGTTTAAAAATTCACTTGATAAAATAATTAAGAACCAAACCGTAAAATTCATAACCGGAGATATTACATCAGGCTCTGTTCTTGAGAATATCGGAATTTTAGACTATGAAAATATTATTATATTAAATTATTACGATATTGATGTTCAAGAAGCTGATGCAAAAACTTTGATTTCTTTGTTGCATATCAGGAATATGGCTGATAAAGAGGGTGTTAAGGTGAATATTGTAAGTGAAATGTTTGATCAAAAAAATCAAGAACTTGCCGAAGTTACAAAAGCGGATGATTTTATTATCAGTGAAGATCTTATCAGCCGTTATCTTACTCAACTTTCTGAAACACCCGATTTGAAAAAAGTTTTTGATGATTTGTTTAATGCCGAAGGCTCGGAGATATATTTAAAAGGTGCTGAAGATTATGTTAAACTTGATGAATTAATAAACTTTTATACATTACTTGAGTCAGCGACATACAAAAATGAAACAGCAATAGGGTACAGAATAGTTAAGAAATCTCATAGTGCTGAAGATAACTACGGTATTTGCATTAATCCTGATAAAACAAAAGAATTTAGTTTGTCTGAAGGAGATAAAGTTATAGTATTAGCTGAAGATTAA